A single window of Salmo salar chromosome ssa21, Ssal_v3.1, whole genome shotgun sequence DNA harbors:
- the LOC106582198 gene encoding guanylate-binding protein 1-like, with amino-acid sequence MSGQTVSMKEPVCLIENDSDGKLRVVRSALDILDQIYQHVVVVSVVGLYRTGKSYLMNKLAGERKAGSSETSHPGSR; translated from the exons ATGTCAGGCCAGACAGTATCCATGAAGGAACCAGTATGTCTGATAGAGAACGACAGTGACGGGAAGCTGCGTGTGGTCCGCAGTGCACTGGACATCCTGGACCAGATATACCAGCATGTGGTAGTGGTGTCGGTGGTCGGGCTGTACCGCACCGGCAAGTCCTACCTCATGAACAAGCTGGCTGGGGAGAGGAAAG cgggatcgtctgagaccagccacccgggcagcagatga